The proteins below come from a single Aegilops tauschii subsp. strangulata cultivar AL8/78 chromosome 6, Aet v6.0, whole genome shotgun sequence genomic window:
- the LOC109785698 gene encoding ethylene-responsive transcription factor ERF071-like has product MPPRRRGGSGYRGVRMRPSGTYSASIRSGSGVRLSLRTFDTAQDGARAYAAAWRLRQSRRDMNFTDVATRERAQELAPFPRLITDEDRRKNRRRERRLSLAEMDEEAMALWRLRFPQDIINEE; this is encoded by the coding sequence ATGCCGCCTCGCCGCCGGGGAGGTTCAGGCTACCGCGGCGTCCGCATGCGTCCGTCCGGCACCTACTCCGCCTCGATTCGGTCGGGCAGCGGCGTGCGCCTCAGCCTCAGAACCTTCGACACCGCCCAGGATGGCGCCCGCGCGTACGctgcggcgtggcgcctccggcAGTCCCGTCGGGACATGAACTTCACCGACGTGGCGACACGTGAGCGGGCACAAGAGTTGGCGCCTTTCCcacggcttatcaccgacgaggatcgtcgcaaAAACCGGAGGCGGGAGCGCCGTCTCAGCTtggccgagatggacgaggaagccatggcgctgtggaggCTACGCTTCCCGCAAGACATCATCAACGAGGAATAG